GCTTGGGGCCCAGGCCGCGCGAGGCGATGGAGAACATGCCGCGCGCCGAGCCCATGATCAGGCCGTTGAGCGTACCCAGGCAGGAGATGATCACGAAGACCGTCAGCAGGGTTCCGCCCAGGCGTCCGAAAATGATGGAGATGACCCGCACCGGAGCCGCGTCGCCCTGGGCCAGGACCTGATCGTTGGTCAGAACTCCGGAGATGCCGATGTAGTAGAGCATGTAGATGCAGACCACGCTGATGGTGCCGACCACCAGGGCGCGGGGCAGGGTCCGCTTTGCGTCCTTGAGTTCGGCGTTGATGACCGTGGCGATGATCCAGCCCTCGTAGGCAAAGGCCGTGGACAGGGTGGCCAACGCCAGACCGCCACCTCCCTGGGACACGGTCTTGGCCGCCACCGTGAAGTTTTCGACGGTCATGCCGTTGGTCAGTCCGGCGATGGTGCCGACCACCGCGACCAGCCCCAGCGGGATGAGCTTGACCACGGTTGAGGTGACCTGCCACCGCCCGGCCAGAACCGGCGAGAAGTAGTTGAGCAGAAAGAAGGCGGTCATGTAGCCCCAGGCCAGGGGCCAAAGTGCGCCTTCAACGCCCATAAGTCCCTGGGTGTAGTTGGCTGAAACCCAGGCCAGGACCGCGACCAGGGTGGGGTAGTAGATGAAGGTCATGAACCAGGCCACCAGATACCCGGCGGTTTTGCCGTAGGCCTGTTCGAAATAGTCCACCACGCCGTTGATCTTCTGAATGCGGGTGGCGATTTTTGAGAAGACGTAGGCGGTGACGACCATGATCGCGCCGCCGATGAGCCAGGCGGTCAGCGCTGTGGGCAGGCTGCCCGCCGAGGCCTCCAGGACGTTGTCCGCCTTGAAGAATACGCCCGAGCCGATGACGATGCCCACGACCATTGCGGTCGCGGTCCAGAATCCGTACTTTTTTTGTAGATTGTTCATAATGATATAGGGTCGCCCTCTACGGGCTATATGTGGGGGTTGCAAAAGCGGCCCGTCCTTCCCAAAAAACCGCACCTCCTGCGGCGACAGGCCACGGACCCCTTAACGCCCATGGCCGATAACGTCCAGCCCTTTGAAACTCTTTTCAACCAAACCGAGTTCGGGGGCGTGTGCTGCGCTTGACTCGCTGGTTAACTTGTCTTACACCCAATTGGTCCAACCAATTTGAAGAGGCGTGTAATGGAAGCCAGACCTGTAAGCAGAAAATGCATATCCGAAGAGATCGTCAGCCAGATCCGGGAGATGATCGACCACGGGCGGTTGCAGCCCGGTGACCGGTTGCCTGCCGAGCGC
The sequence above is a segment of the uncultured Pseudodesulfovibrio sp. genome. Coding sequences within it:
- a CDS encoding APC family permease, with translation MNNLQKKYGFWTATAMVVGIVIGSGVFFKADNVLEASAGSLPTALTAWLIGGAIMVVTAYVFSKIATRIQKINGVVDYFEQAYGKTAGYLVAWFMTFIYYPTLVAVLAWVSANYTQGLMGVEGALWPLAWGYMTAFFLLNYFSPVLAGRWQVTSTVVKLIPLGLVAVVGTIAGLTNGMTVENFTVAAKTVSQGGGGLALATLSTAFAYEGWIIATVINAELKDAKRTLPRALVVGTISVVCIYMLYYIGISGVLTNDQVLAQGDAAPVRVISIIFGRLGGTLLTVFVIISCLGTLNGLIMGSARGMFSIASRGLGPKPELFSRVNPVNNCTTHSAMIGYALSCFWLVVWYGNFAGWWGSFMDISELPIAFLYVIYISLYIWVMKTFTDLGTLNRYACPALAAAGSLYIIWGAIQKDMFLHFLILSIIILGAGVALMHGNKPRNRKRTES